In the genome of Armigeres subalbatus isolate Guangzhou_Male unplaced genomic scaffold, GZ_Asu_2 Contig1171, whole genome shotgun sequence, one region contains:
- the LOC134202336 gene encoding uncharacterized protein LOC134202336 yields MLECKPSSVPMECRLQLQKGNESTRTTKPYRELVGCLMYVTLTTRPDLCAAVNYYSQFQSCPTDEHWVHLKRILRYIKGSLDIGLKFEAVNEESVLAAFCDADWANKVVDRRSVTGYVFKVFGCTVACGTRKQPTISLSSTEAELIALCVAVCEGMWLKRLIEELGHNISTVPYYEDNQSTIKVVCEPKARSRLKHIDVKHRFVSDLVQQGQIEVRYVSTDHQEADIMTKGLPAWQFRRQRERLNLLDKN; encoded by the coding sequence ATGCTCGAGTGCAAACCATCATCTGTTCCAATGGAGTGCCGTTTACAACTGCAGAAAGGTAATGAATCTACGCGTACCACCAAGCCGTATAGAGAATTAGTCGGATGTTTAATGTACGTAACTCTCACCACTCGGCCTGATTTGTGTGCGGCAGTGAACTACTACAGCCAATTTCAAAGTTGTCCAACCGATGAACATTGGGTGCATTTGAAGCGCATATTGCGGTACATCAAGGGTTCGCTGGATATTGGGCTGAAGTTTGAAGCTGTCAACGAGGAATCGGTGCTTGCTGCATTCTGCGATGCGGACTGGGCGAATAAAGTAGTGGATCGACGCTCGGTGACGGGATATGTGTTTAAGGTGTTCGGGTGCACTGTTGCATGTGGCACGAGAAAGCAGCCAACAATATCGTTGTCGTCAACAGAGGCAGAGTTGATTGCGTTGTGCGTAGCTGTGTGTGAAGGAATGTGGCTCAAGCGGTTGATAGAAGAACTGGGCCACAACATAAGTACAGTTCCGTATTATGAAGACAACCAAAGCACGATTAAAGTTGTTTGTGAACCGAAGGCTAGAAGCAGATTAAAGCATATCGACGTCAAACATCGATTCGTTAGTGATTTGGTTCAGCAGGGGCAAATAGAAGTGCGATACGTATCAACGGATCATCAGGAAGCAGATATAATGACGAAAGGTCTTCCTGCATGGCAGTTTCGTCGGCAACGCGAGAGACTGAATCTACTAGACAAAAATTGA